From one Gossypium hirsutum isolate 1008001.06 chromosome D08, Gossypium_hirsutum_v2.1, whole genome shotgun sequence genomic stretch:
- the LOC107928269 gene encoding myb family transcription factor IPN2 isoform X2 produces the protein MFQPKKPSTMNSHHDNRPMCVQPDSGLVLTTDPKPRLRWTVELHDRFVDAVTQLGGPDKATPKTIMRVMGVKGLTLYHLKSHLQKFRLGKQPHKEFNDHSIKDGKRSDLQRTSASSSGMMARSMNEMQMEVQRRLHEQLEVQRHLQLRIEAQGKYMQSILEKACQTLAGENMAAAGGAAGGYKGVGNHRGVLPHMDGAMKDNFGPTLNFPPFQDLNIYGGDQHLDIQHNVERSSPSLDGHFMSNKRHGPYGGGGGTGKSPLIWSDELRLQDLGMAPSCLGPQDDPFKTGVIQIGPPSIDTSGIGKLESLSDIYDTKPGISNDGIDERKFELSPKPERPSPRRAPFQTERMNP, from the exons ATGTTCCAACCAAAGAAACCCTCAACCATGAATTCCCACCACGATAATCGACCCATGTGCGTTCAACCCGACTCTGGTCTCGTCCTCACCACTGACCCCAAGCCTCGTCTCCGTTGGACCGTCGAGCTCCACGACCGTTTCGTCGATGCTGTTACTCAGCTCGGAGGACCTGACA AGGCAACTCCAAAAACAATCATGAGAGTTATGGGGGTCAAGGGTCTTACACTTTATCACCTCAAGAGCCATCTCCAG aaattcaGGCTTGGAAAGCAACCTCACAAGGAATTCAATGATCATTCTATAAAAGATGGTAAGAGATCAG ATCTTCAAAGAACTTCTGCTTCTTCATCTGGCATGATGGCTCGTAGCATGAATGA GATGCAAATGGAAGTGCAAAGAAGACTTCATGAACAATTGGAG GTTCAAAGACACCTTCAACTGAGGATTGAGGCTCAAGGCAAGTATATGCAGTCTATATTAGAAAAGGCTTGTCAAACCCTTGCCGGTGAAAACATGGCGGCGGCCGGAGGTGCAGCTGGAGGCTATAAGGGTGTGGGAAATCATCGAGGTGTTCTTCCTCACATGGATGGTGCCATGAAAGATAATTTTGGTCCTACTCTCAATTTCCCACCATTTCAAGACCTTAATATATATGGAGGTGACCAACACCTTGATATTCAACACAACGTGGAGAGATCATCACCATCACTTGACGGCCATTTCATGTCAAATAAGAGGCATGGCCCTTACGGTGGCGGCGGGGGTACCGGGAAGAGTCCTTTAATTTGGTCCGACGAGCTTCGATTACAAGACTTGGGAATGGCTCCATCGTGTTTAGGACCTCAAGATGATCCTTTCAAAACCGGTGTCATTCAAATCGGACCGCCTTCTATCGATACAAGTGGTATCGGTAAGCTAGAATCGTTATCAGACATTTACGACACGAAGCCGGGAATTTCCAATGATGGCATTGATGAAAGGAAATTTGAATTGTCGCCTAAGCCGGAAAGGCCGTCGCCAAGAAGAGCACCGTTTCAGACAGAGAGGATGAACCCCTAG
- the LOC107928313 gene encoding protein SOMBRERO, which yields MMAGNGQLSVPPGFRFHPTDEELLYYYLRKKVSYEAIDLDVIREVDLNKLEPWDLKDKCRIGSGPQNEWYFFSHKDKKYPTGTRTNRATTAGFWKATGRDKAIHLSNSKKIGMRKTLVFYTGRAPHGQKTDWIMHEYRLEDDDSDVQEDGWVVCRVFKKKNLIRGNFQADFNQEDNNYNHMKNTASSSAHQMEPRPNNNHLHTLYDYSFDGSMHLPQLFSPESAAVAASSFISPLSLNSMDVECSQNLLRLTSSSGGGGGGGGVGGGGLMQQDQMRYNGEWSFLDKLLTNHPMSLDHHHHHHRHPHQSQAKFIPSLQLDHVGSSSQKFPFQYPGCETAEAMKFSK from the exons ATGATGGCTGGAAACGGGCAGCTTTCAGTTCCACCAGGTTTTAGATTTCACCCAACAGATGAGGAGCTTCTCTACTATTACTTAAGGAAGAAAGTTTCGTATGAAGCGATCGACCTCGATGTTATTCGAGAGGTCGATCTTAATAAACTCGAACCCTGGGATCTCAAAG ATAAATGTCGAATCGGATCGGGTCCTCAAAACGAATGGTATTTTTTCAGCCACAAGGATAAAAAGTACCCGACCGGAACTCGAACTAATCGAGCAACCACGGCCGGGTTTTGGAAAGCTACCGGAAGGGACAAAGCCATCCATCTTAGTAACTCCAAGAAAATCGGGATGAGGAAAACCCTAGTTTTCTACACCGGACGTGCACCTCATGGCCAAAAAACCGATTGGATCATGCATGAATATCGTCTCGAAGATGACGATTCCGATGTTCAG GAAGATGGATGGGTTGTATGTAGGGTTTTCAAGAAGAAGAATcttattaggggtaattttcAAGCAGATTTTAATCAAGAAGATAATAATTATAATCACATGAAGAATACTGCTTCATCATCAGCTCATCAAATGGAACCAAGGCCTAATAATAATCATTTACATACATTGTATGATTATTCCTTCGACGGATCCATGCATTTACCACAGTTATTCAGCCCTGAATCAGCGGCTGTTGCTGCTTCTTCTTTTATATCCCCACTCTCTTTGAACTCCATGGATGTAGAATGCTCTCAAAACTTATTGAGGCTAACCTCGAGCAGCGGTGGCGGCGGAGGCGGCGGAGGCGTTGGTGGCGGTGGACTGATGCAGCAAGATCAGATGAGGTACAATGGTGAATGGTCGTTCTTGGATAAGCTTTTAACGAATCATCCTATGAGCTTggaccatcatcatcatcatcatcgtcatccTCATCAATCTCAAGCTAAATTTATCCCTTCGTTGCAACTTGATCATGTGGGAAGTTCTTCACAAAAATTCCCATTTCAATACCCAGGTTGTGAGACAGCTGAGGCTATGAAATTTTCAAAGTAG
- the LOC107928269 gene encoding myb family transcription factor IPN2 isoform X4, with translation MFQPKKPSTMNSHHDNRPMCVQPDSGLVLTTDPKPRLRWTVELHDRFVDAVTQLGGPDKATPKTIMRVMGVKGLTLYHLKSHLQKFRLGKQPHKEFNDHSIKDDLQRTSASSSGMMARSMNEMQMEVQRRLHEQLEVQRHLQLRIEAQGKYMQSILEKACQTLAGENMAAAGGAAGGYKGVGNHRGVLPHMDGAMKDNFGPTLNFPPFQDLNIYGGDQHLDIQHNVERSSPSLDGHFMSNKRHGPYGGGGGTGKSPLIWSDELRLQDLGMAPSCLGPQDDPFKTGVIQIGPPSIDTSGIGKLESLSDIYDTKPGISNDGIDERKFELSPKPERPSPRRAPFQTERMNP, from the exons ATGTTCCAACCAAAGAAACCCTCAACCATGAATTCCCACCACGATAATCGACCCATGTGCGTTCAACCCGACTCTGGTCTCGTCCTCACCACTGACCCCAAGCCTCGTCTCCGTTGGACCGTCGAGCTCCACGACCGTTTCGTCGATGCTGTTACTCAGCTCGGAGGACCTGACA AGGCAACTCCAAAAACAATCATGAGAGTTATGGGGGTCAAGGGTCTTACACTTTATCACCTCAAGAGCCATCTCCAG aaattcaGGCTTGGAAAGCAACCTCACAAGGAATTCAATGATCATTCTATAAAAGATG ATCTTCAAAGAACTTCTGCTTCTTCATCTGGCATGATGGCTCGTAGCATGAATGA GATGCAAATGGAAGTGCAAAGAAGACTTCATGAACAATTGGAG GTTCAAAGACACCTTCAACTGAGGATTGAGGCTCAAGGCAAGTATATGCAGTCTATATTAGAAAAGGCTTGTCAAACCCTTGCCGGTGAAAACATGGCGGCGGCCGGAGGTGCAGCTGGAGGCTATAAGGGTGTGGGAAATCATCGAGGTGTTCTTCCTCACATGGATGGTGCCATGAAAGATAATTTTGGTCCTACTCTCAATTTCCCACCATTTCAAGACCTTAATATATATGGAGGTGACCAACACCTTGATATTCAACACAACGTGGAGAGATCATCACCATCACTTGACGGCCATTTCATGTCAAATAAGAGGCATGGCCCTTACGGTGGCGGCGGGGGTACCGGGAAGAGTCCTTTAATTTGGTCCGACGAGCTTCGATTACAAGACTTGGGAATGGCTCCATCGTGTTTAGGACCTCAAGATGATCCTTTCAAAACCGGTGTCATTCAAATCGGACCGCCTTCTATCGATACAAGTGGTATCGGTAAGCTAGAATCGTTATCAGACATTTACGACACGAAGCCGGGAATTTCCAATGATGGCATTGATGAAAGGAAATTTGAATTGTCGCCTAAGCCGGAAAGGCCGTCGCCAAGAAGAGCACCGTTTCAGACAGAGAGGATGAACCCCTAG
- the LOC107928269 gene encoding myb family transcription factor IPN2 isoform X1 produces the protein MFQPKKPSTMNSHHDNRPMCVQPDSGLVLTTDPKPRLRWTVELHDRFVDAVTQLGGPDKATPKTIMRVMGVKGLTLYHLKSHLQKFRLGKQPHKEFNDHSIKDGKRSDLQRTSASSSGMMARSMNEMQMEVQRRLHEQLEVCRELPHLNVQRHLQLRIEAQGKYMQSILEKACQTLAGENMAAAGGAAGGYKGVGNHRGVLPHMDGAMKDNFGPTLNFPPFQDLNIYGGDQHLDIQHNVERSSPSLDGHFMSNKRHGPYGGGGGTGKSPLIWSDELRLQDLGMAPSCLGPQDDPFKTGVIQIGPPSIDTSGIGKLESLSDIYDTKPGISNDGIDERKFELSPKPERPSPRRAPFQTERMNP, from the exons ATGTTCCAACCAAAGAAACCCTCAACCATGAATTCCCACCACGATAATCGACCCATGTGCGTTCAACCCGACTCTGGTCTCGTCCTCACCACTGACCCCAAGCCTCGTCTCCGTTGGACCGTCGAGCTCCACGACCGTTTCGTCGATGCTGTTACTCAGCTCGGAGGACCTGACA AGGCAACTCCAAAAACAATCATGAGAGTTATGGGGGTCAAGGGTCTTACACTTTATCACCTCAAGAGCCATCTCCAG aaattcaGGCTTGGAAAGCAACCTCACAAGGAATTCAATGATCATTCTATAAAAGATGGTAAGAGATCAG ATCTTCAAAGAACTTCTGCTTCTTCATCTGGCATGATGGCTCGTAGCATGAATGA GATGCAAATGGAAGTGCAAAGAAGACTTCATGAACAATTGGAGGTATGCAGAGAATTGCCTCATCTCAAT GTTCAAAGACACCTTCAACTGAGGATTGAGGCTCAAGGCAAGTATATGCAGTCTATATTAGAAAAGGCTTGTCAAACCCTTGCCGGTGAAAACATGGCGGCGGCCGGAGGTGCAGCTGGAGGCTATAAGGGTGTGGGAAATCATCGAGGTGTTCTTCCTCACATGGATGGTGCCATGAAAGATAATTTTGGTCCTACTCTCAATTTCCCACCATTTCAAGACCTTAATATATATGGAGGTGACCAACACCTTGATATTCAACACAACGTGGAGAGATCATCACCATCACTTGACGGCCATTTCATGTCAAATAAGAGGCATGGCCCTTACGGTGGCGGCGGGGGTACCGGGAAGAGTCCTTTAATTTGGTCCGACGAGCTTCGATTACAAGACTTGGGAATGGCTCCATCGTGTTTAGGACCTCAAGATGATCCTTTCAAAACCGGTGTCATTCAAATCGGACCGCCTTCTATCGATACAAGTGGTATCGGTAAGCTAGAATCGTTATCAGACATTTACGACACGAAGCCGGGAATTTCCAATGATGGCATTGATGAAAGGAAATTTGAATTGTCGCCTAAGCCGGAAAGGCCGTCGCCAAGAAGAGCACCGTTTCAGACAGAGAGGATGAACCCCTAG
- the LOC107928269 gene encoding myb family transcription factor IPN2 isoform X3: MFQPKKPSTMNSHHDNRPMCVQPDSGLVLTTDPKPRLRWTVELHDRFVDAVTQLGGPDKATPKTIMRVMGVKGLTLYHLKSHLQKFRLGKQPHKEFNDHSIKDDLQRTSASSSGMMARSMNEMQMEVQRRLHEQLEVCRELPHLNVQRHLQLRIEAQGKYMQSILEKACQTLAGENMAAAGGAAGGYKGVGNHRGVLPHMDGAMKDNFGPTLNFPPFQDLNIYGGDQHLDIQHNVERSSPSLDGHFMSNKRHGPYGGGGGTGKSPLIWSDELRLQDLGMAPSCLGPQDDPFKTGVIQIGPPSIDTSGIGKLESLSDIYDTKPGISNDGIDERKFELSPKPERPSPRRAPFQTERMNP, encoded by the exons ATGTTCCAACCAAAGAAACCCTCAACCATGAATTCCCACCACGATAATCGACCCATGTGCGTTCAACCCGACTCTGGTCTCGTCCTCACCACTGACCCCAAGCCTCGTCTCCGTTGGACCGTCGAGCTCCACGACCGTTTCGTCGATGCTGTTACTCAGCTCGGAGGACCTGACA AGGCAACTCCAAAAACAATCATGAGAGTTATGGGGGTCAAGGGTCTTACACTTTATCACCTCAAGAGCCATCTCCAG aaattcaGGCTTGGAAAGCAACCTCACAAGGAATTCAATGATCATTCTATAAAAGATG ATCTTCAAAGAACTTCTGCTTCTTCATCTGGCATGATGGCTCGTAGCATGAATGA GATGCAAATGGAAGTGCAAAGAAGACTTCATGAACAATTGGAGGTATGCAGAGAATTGCCTCATCTCAAT GTTCAAAGACACCTTCAACTGAGGATTGAGGCTCAAGGCAAGTATATGCAGTCTATATTAGAAAAGGCTTGTCAAACCCTTGCCGGTGAAAACATGGCGGCGGCCGGAGGTGCAGCTGGAGGCTATAAGGGTGTGGGAAATCATCGAGGTGTTCTTCCTCACATGGATGGTGCCATGAAAGATAATTTTGGTCCTACTCTCAATTTCCCACCATTTCAAGACCTTAATATATATGGAGGTGACCAACACCTTGATATTCAACACAACGTGGAGAGATCATCACCATCACTTGACGGCCATTTCATGTCAAATAAGAGGCATGGCCCTTACGGTGGCGGCGGGGGTACCGGGAAGAGTCCTTTAATTTGGTCCGACGAGCTTCGATTACAAGACTTGGGAATGGCTCCATCGTGTTTAGGACCTCAAGATGATCCTTTCAAAACCGGTGTCATTCAAATCGGACCGCCTTCTATCGATACAAGTGGTATCGGTAAGCTAGAATCGTTATCAGACATTTACGACACGAAGCCGGGAATTTCCAATGATGGCATTGATGAAAGGAAATTTGAATTGTCGCCTAAGCCGGAAAGGCCGTCGCCAAGAAGAGCACCGTTTCAGACAGAGAGGATGAACCCCTAG
- the LOC107928392 gene encoding E3 ubiquitin-protein ligase RGLG4: MGNFNCIQKLKNQQQQASASRSIDKASKGTNSSNHSTTMSIGNSSNSVSKLSAKAKYGFIDDNFSTLHQVTAALRGSGLESSNLIIGIDFTKSNEWTGQVSFNNRSLHAIGAAPNPYEKAISIIGKTLAPFDDDNLIPCLGFGDATTHDDEVFSFHSDHSSCHGFEEVLDCYKKIVPNLRLSGPTSYAPVIDAAIDIVESSGGQFHVLVIIADGQVTRSVNTSNNELSPQEEKTINSIVNASSHPLSIVLVGVGDGPWEDMKKFDDKIPARDFDNFQFVNFTEIMSKNTSPDEKEAAFALAALMEIPFQYKAVMELGILGHRTGKAKKVVPRPPPAPYRAAARSEPAPTTVSSSPALDDRTQACPICLTSAKDLAFGCGHMTCRECGSRVSNCPICRQRITNRLRLFA, translated from the exons ATGGGTAATTTTAATTGTATCCAGAAACTGAAAAATCAGCAGCAGCAGGCAAGTGCGAGTAGATCAATAGATAAAGCATCAAAAGGAACAAATTCAAGCAATCACTCAACAACCATGTCGATTGGGAATTCAAGCAACAGTGTTTCAAAGCTATCTGCGAAGGCTAAATATGGGTTTATTGATGATAACTTCTCAACCCTTCACcag GTTACAGCAGCATTAAGAGGTTCTGGTCTTGAATCATCTAATCTCATAATCGGCATCGATTTCACCAAAAGCAATGAATGGAcag gCCAAGTATCATTCAATAACCGGAGCCTACATGCAATTGGTGCTGCACCAAATCCATATGAGAAAGCCATCTCCATAATTGGGAAAACTCTAGCTCCATTCGATGACGACAATTTGATACCGTGCTTAGGTTTTGGTGATG CAACTACTCATGATGATGAAGTGTTTAGCTTTCACAGTGATCACTCATCTTGCCATGGTTTTGAAGAAGTTTTGGATTGTTACAAGAAGATAGTCCCAAACTTGAGATTATCTG GGCCAACATCATATGCACCTGTAATTGATGCTGCCATTGACATAGTGGAAAGCAGTGGTGGCCAATTCCATGTGCTGGTTATCATTGCAGATGGCCAG GTCACACGAAGTGTTAATACAAGTAACAATGAATTGAGTCCACAAGAAGAGAAGACAATCAATTCCATTGTTAATGCAAG CTCACACCCACTGTCGATTGTACTGGTTGGGGTTGGCGATGGACCTTGggaagatatgaagaaatttgatgatAAGATCCCTGCACGTGACTTCGACAATTTTCAG tTCGTTAACTTCACAGAGATAATGTCGAAAAACACAAGTCCAGATGAAAAAGAAGCTGCTTTTGCACTTGCTGCTCTCATGGAGATCCCTTTCCAATACAAGGCAGTGATGGAACTTGGTATTCTTGG ACACCGAACTGGGAAAGCAAAGAAAGTGGTTCCACGTCCTCCACCAGCTCCGTACCGTGCTGCTGCTCGGTCGGAGCCTGCACCGACCACCGTCTCATCATCGCCCGCATTAGATGATCGAACCCAG GCATGCCCAATTTGCCTTACGAGTGCTAAGGACTTGGCCTTTGGTTGTGGACATATG ACTTGTAGAGAATGTGGGTCAAGGGTGTCAAACTGTCCGATATGCCGTCAAAGGATTACCAATCGTCTGAGGTTGTTTGCTTGA